The Flavobacterium jumunjinense genome includes a region encoding these proteins:
- a CDS encoding tetratricopeptide repeat-containing sensor histidine kinase, which translates to MKIPKFFIFISFLFLFCKKNNEILPLDDDLKQAQFLDSIKQYEKAFSFYNKSYEYNKLINDKKRMLFCLLKEAEIQTIFCDYNAAQESATNAISLFDKNTSIDYRTNGLISLGTSYLNLNDYDKAINVYSEVLDITPNLLTKIITENNIAVTYLEKKNYQKAIEILKPLLKSDILKKHKAEYARVLDNLGYAYFNLGIKKEAHQYISESLRIKDSIGKDYEKIAPLMHLARFYEDSIPKESSRFAINAYDIATRVNSPDDRLEALDILIRNTSSRDDFKSYYKKFHSLKDSIDLVRRIAKNEFANIKFNSDKAIKEKEKEANEKKIIAIIFIIFIIIAILLFLLIRSKNKRKLLKTAYDTETRISKRLHDELANDVFNTMMYLETQDLVEQTKKDKVLGNLENIYEKARNISKQTSGVKTGKDFGTLVDEMLTSYKSEQVNVIKKGNNTINWEVIAAEKQIEIHRVLQEVLVNMKKHSDATLVVIVFESLEKSIRIKYSDNGIGFDMEKISKNGVRNMENRMHSINGSITFDSEINKGVKINIEFPK; encoded by the coding sequence ATGAAAATCCCGAAATTTTTTATTTTTATTTCTTTTTTATTTCTTTTCTGTAAAAAAAACAATGAAATATTACCCTTAGATGACGATTTAAAGCAAGCACAATTTTTAGATTCAATTAAACAATATGAAAAAGCATTTAGCTTTTATAATAAGTCTTATGAATACAATAAATTAATAAATGATAAGAAAAGAATGTTATTTTGTTTATTAAAAGAAGCGGAAATTCAGACTATATTCTGTGACTACAATGCGGCACAAGAAAGTGCTACAAATGCAATCTCTCTTTTTGATAAAAATACGAGTATAGATTATAGGACTAATGGATTAATTTCGTTAGGAACGAGTTATTTGAATTTAAATGATTATGATAAAGCTATAAATGTGTATTCAGAAGTTTTAGATATTACACCAAACCTTTTAACAAAAATAATCACAGAAAATAATATTGCAGTAACATATTTAGAAAAAAAAAATTATCAAAAAGCAATAGAAATACTTAAACCATTACTTAAATCAGATATTTTAAAAAAACATAAAGCTGAATATGCAAGAGTGTTGGACAATTTGGGTTATGCTTATTTTAATTTAGGTATTAAAAAAGAAGCACATCAATATATTTCAGAATCATTAAGAATTAAAGATAGTATTGGTAAAGATTATGAAAAAATTGCTCCATTAATGCATTTAGCTCGTTTTTATGAAGATTCAATTCCTAAAGAATCTAGTAGGTTTGCTATAAACGCTTATGATATAGCAACTAGAGTGAATAGTCCAGATGACAGACTGGAAGCTTTAGATATTCTAATTAGAAATACGTCGAGTAGGGATGATTTTAAAAGTTATTATAAAAAATTTCATTCATTAAAAGACAGTATTGATTTAGTTAGACGAATAGCTAAGAATGAGTTTGCGAATATTAAATTTAATTCTGATAAAGCAATTAAAGAAAAAGAAAAAGAAGCAAATGAGAAGAAGATAATAGCCATCATCTTTATTATTTTTATAATTATAGCTATATTATTGTTTCTTTTAATTCGTTCTAAAAACAAAAGGAAACTACTAAAAACAGCCTACGATACAGAAACACGTATTTCCAAAAGACTTCATGACGAACTAGCTAACGATGTTTTTAATACGATGATGTATCTTGAAACACAAGATTTAGTAGAACAAACAAAAAAAGATAAAGTCTTAGGTAATTTAGAAAACATCTACGAGAAAGCTAGAAATATTTCCAAACAAACTAGTGGTGTAAAAACGGGTAAGGATTTTGGAACATTGGTAGATGAAATGCTAACGAGTTATAAGTCAGAGCAAGTGAATGTTATTAAAAAAGGGAATAACACCATTAACTGGGAAGTGATAGCAGCCGAAAAGCAAATTGAAATACATCGTGTTTTACAAGAAGTATTGGTAAATATGAAAAAACATAGTGATGCAACGCTTGTTGTTATTGTTTTTGAAAGCCTTGAAAAAAGCATACGTATAAAGTATTCCGACAATGGCATTGGATTCGATATGGAAAAAATTTCTAAAAATGGTGTGCGTAATATGGAAAACCGCATGCATAGCATTAATGGAAGCATTACTTTTGATTCAGAAATTAATAAAGGAGTAAAAATTAATATTGAATTCCCCAAATAA
- a CDS encoding response regulator — translation MMFSKVIIAEDIDGLNLAVVQALKDLNILEEQIEYAKYCDDAFLKMRKAVQDEVPYDLLITDLSFVEDYRQKELKLQSGEDLIAAVRTLQPNIKIVVFSIEDKPYRIKSLFVEHGINAFVMKGRNSIPELKNAIEKVFTTEEKYISPNIEHVFQDRTVSEIDDYDLEIIKYLSLGLTQDEIETKFKKINISPSSKSAIEKRIGKLKISFKANNNVHLIAIAKDLGLI, via the coding sequence ATGATGTTTTCAAAAGTAATAATTGCCGAGGATATTGATGGATTGAATTTAGCGGTGGTGCAAGCGCTAAAAGATTTAAATATTCTTGAAGAACAAATAGAATATGCAAAATATTGTGATGATGCTTTCTTAAAAATGAGAAAAGCGGTCCAAGATGAAGTACCCTACGATTTGTTAATTACCGATCTTTCCTTTGTGGAAGATTACCGACAAAAAGAATTAAAACTTCAATCGGGAGAAGATTTAATAGCAGCCGTTAGAACATTACAACCCAATATAAAAATCGTTGTTTTTTCGATAGAAGACAAACCGTATCGTATTAAATCACTTTTTGTAGAACATGGTATTAATGCTTTTGTCATGAAAGGTAGAAACAGCATTCCAGAATTAAAAAATGCTATTGAAAAAGTTTTCACAACAGAAGAAAAATACATTTCGCCCAATATTGAACACGTTTTTCAAGACAGAACAGTTAGTGAGATAGACGATTACGATTTAGAAATCATCAAATACCTTTCATTAGGGCTAACCCAAGATGAAATTGAAACGAAGTTTAAAAAAATAAACATTTCACCCAGTAGCAAAAGTGCTATAGAGAAACGAATTGGCAAACTAAAAATTAGTTTTAAAGCGAATAACAATGTGCATTTAATAGCTATTGCAAAAGATTTAGGACTAATATAA
- a CDS encoding phospholipase D-like domain-containing protein, which translates to MNDILTNGIGIKQRIISEIQTASKDIYLAMAWFTDRDIANSIIDAKNRNLTVDIILSSNVQNETVKKMFENAGVNVHAFETGDDRGTMHHKFCLIDSKITINGSYNYSYNASNNNVENIQVSDDFNTYRQFFAEFERLKYNIEHQIDLNINTANQTEQVVTKTKTINVADSFSQQLSNLVYATANINTETYRKKGHENSKESSGSIEIFKANYLEIKEQIKMYATDDSLSNKKNIISQNITSAFESKKAEIDADRLIQFNKVKMNYEIETKQLNAKISEVNQEKSIFERGNQDTGEKGLLQLNNEIEKNKLERNNLESTLVTKKFWTIGIVFSIIGLFIFMFYLSMFFASAMYKVFFEGNIIRNSLESGINPGLPQLVDANAIVKIFKTQGGLFGIMSGLFFLIPILLSNLKLIGSKNKGVNILCFVVGLLVFDVLVSTMVALNTDEIKSLLVGKESQLKIWEVITHTEFWLIFVFGMLPLVITHFIIEFIVTAYQKSQREIVDAEKSKQIKMLDKLLLDLNMQKELFNNKIKEKENVLNQKNEELEYLERDLNSSQNENEAIFTELLKSIKSIYDDFMTTITSGKIFTDEILNSVSTAYKSGYIEFLPELYAEKEVANRVRAIEQVITNNY; encoded by the coding sequence ATGAATGATATTTTAACTAACGGCATAGGAATTAAACAACGTATAATTTCCGAAATACAAACTGCAAGTAAAGATATTTATCTGGCAATGGCTTGGTTTACTGATAGAGATATAGCCAACTCAATTATTGATGCAAAAAATAGAAATCTAACAGTTGATATAATATTGTCATCAAATGTTCAAAATGAAACTGTTAAAAAAATGTTTGAAAATGCAGGAGTAAATGTTCATGCATTTGAAACTGGGGATGATAGAGGAACGATGCATCATAAATTTTGTCTTATAGATAGCAAAATAACAATCAATGGCTCATATAACTACTCTTATAATGCAAGTAACAATAATGTTGAAAATATTCAAGTTTCTGACGATTTTAATACTTATCGTCAATTCTTTGCAGAATTTGAACGTTTGAAATATAATATTGAACATCAAATAGATTTAAATATCAATACAGCAAATCAAACGGAACAAGTTGTTACAAAAACAAAAACAATAAACGTTGCTGATTCTTTTTCTCAACAATTATCTAATCTTGTTTATGCAACAGCAAATATCAATACAGAAACATATAGAAAGAAAGGTCATGAAAATTCTAAAGAGAGTTCAGGAAGTATAGAAATTTTTAAAGCGAACTATTTAGAAATCAAAGAACAAATAAAAATGTATGCTACAGATGATAGTTTGAGTAATAAAAAAAATATAATATCTCAAAATATTACTTCTGCTTTCGAAAGCAAAAAAGCTGAAATAGATGCGGATAGATTGATTCAATTTAATAAAGTAAAAATGAATTATGAAATTGAGACAAAACAATTAAACGCAAAAATTTCAGAAGTAAACCAAGAAAAGTCAATTTTTGAAAGAGGTAATCAAGACACAGGAGAAAAAGGACTCTTACAGTTGAACAATGAAATTGAAAAAAACAAACTAGAGAGAAATAATTTAGAATCGACACTAGTAACAAAAAAATTTTGGACAATAGGAATAGTTTTTTCTATAATAGGTCTATTTATTTTCATGTTCTACCTATCTATGTTCTTTGCTTCTGCAATGTATAAAGTGTTTTTTGAAGGAAATATTATTCGTAATTCTTTAGAGTCTGGAATAAACCCTGGTTTGCCGCAATTAGTCGATGCTAATGCAATTGTTAAAATATTTAAGACGCAAGGAGGACTTTTTGGCATCATGTCAGGTTTGTTTTTTTTAATCCCAATACTATTATCAAATTTAAAATTAATAGGTAGTAAAAATAAGGGGGTTAACATATTGTGTTTTGTGGTTGGACTTTTAGTATTTGATGTTTTAGTATCAACAATGGTTGCATTAAATACAGATGAAATAAAAAGCTTGTTAGTTGGTAAGGAATCTCAACTTAAAATTTGGGAAGTAATAACCCATACAGAGTTTTGGCTCATCTTTGTTTTTGGTATGTTGCCATTAGTTATTACTCATTTTATAATAGAATTTATTGTAACTGCATATCAAAAATCTCAACGCGAAATTGTAGATGCTGAAAAAAGTAAACAAATTAAAATGTTAGATAAATTATTACTTGACCTAAATATGCAAAAAGAACTTTTTAATAATAAAATAAAGGAAAAAGAAAACGTATTAAATCAGAAAAATGAAGAATTAGAATATTTAGAAAGAGATTTGAATTCTTCACAAAACGAAAATGAAGCCATATTTACAGAATTACTTAAAAGTATAAAGTCAATTTATGATGATTTTATGACTACAATTACCAGTGGAAAAATATTCACAGATGAAATTTTAAATAGTGTTTCAACAGCATATAAATCAGGATATATTGAGTTCTTACCAGAACTTTATGCTGAAAAAGAAGTTGCAAATAGAGTTAGAGCAATAGAACAAGTAATAACTAATAATTATTAA
- a CDS encoding type I restriction endonuclease: MELNTQLKALADKIVMLKDKIETEESTKHAFVLPFINLLGYDTFNPTEVVPEFTADIGLKKGEKVDYAIFENNEPILIIECKNWKENLSIHNSQLLRYFHVTKTRFALLTNGIQYQFFTDLDEKNKMDQKPFLEFDITNIKENTINEIAKFHKSNFDVNNIVNNASSLKYTKEIKKLIQEEINTPSNEFVRMFANKVYSGRLTEKVIEEFKELVQKGCNQFISEKVNDRLNAALNKEAEKQLEDQIEEVVESTKIETTEEELEAYKIVVAILRRKIPTSRIVHRDTQSYFGILLDDNNRKPLCRLHLNATKKYLGVFDDKKNETRLPIETIDDIYQFETELLETVGFYEGVNQV, translated from the coding sequence ATGGAACTAAACACACAACTCAAAGCTTTGGCAGACAAAATCGTAATGCTAAAGGATAAAATAGAAACAGAAGAATCTACCAAACATGCTTTTGTATTGCCTTTCATTAATCTTTTAGGCTATGACACTTTTAATCCTACCGAAGTAGTACCCGAATTTACTGCCGATATTGGATTAAAAAAAGGAGAGAAAGTAGACTATGCTATTTTCGAAAACAATGAACCAATTCTAATTATAGAATGTAAGAACTGGAAAGAAAACTTAAGCATTCACAACTCACAATTGTTGCGTTATTTTCATGTAACAAAAACACGTTTTGCTTTGCTCACTAACGGAATTCAATATCAGTTTTTTACCGATTTAGATGAGAAAAACAAAATGGATCAAAAGCCTTTTTTAGAATTCGATATTACAAACATTAAAGAAAATACAATAAACGAAATTGCAAAATTTCATAAGTCCAACTTCGACGTTAATAATATTGTCAATAATGCGAGTTCCTTAAAATACACCAAAGAGATAAAGAAACTCATTCAAGAGGAAATTAATACACCTTCTAATGAATTTGTACGCATGTTTGCTAACAAAGTATATTCTGGCAGATTAACCGAAAAAGTAATAGAAGAATTTAAAGAATTAGTACAAAAAGGATGTAATCAGTTCATCAGCGAAAAAGTAAACGATCGATTGAATGCAGCACTAAATAAAGAAGCAGAAAAACAGTTAGAAGACCAAATTGAAGAAGTTGTAGAAAGTACAAAAATAGAAACTACAGAAGAAGAGCTAGAAGCCTATAAAATTGTAGTAGCTATTCTAAGACGAAAAATTCCAACAAGTAGAATTGTTCATAGAGATACTCAATCGTATTTCGGAATCCTACTAGACGATAATAATCGAAAACCTTTATGCAGATTGCATTTGAATGCCACAAAAAAATATTTAGGTGTTTTTGACGATAAGAAAAACGAGACCAGATTACCTATTGAAACCATAGATGATATTTATCAATTTGAAACCGAACTACTAGAAACAGTTGGTTTTTATGAAGGAGTAAATCAGGTATAA
- a CDS encoding endonuclease/exonuclease/phosphatase family protein, translating into MFYKQKITTFLFLLLCSFSFSQVKICSWNIENLGVSKTEEDIAYMAHVLKEFDVVAIQEVVVSGAGAKAVASLVDQLNRKGAKWDYVISDPTSGSAYKAERYAFLWQPKHIKKIGEAWLDPNYIEEIEREPYLATFKYKEKEFTLVNFHAKTKKMQPETEIKYFKFFPTLYPDKDLIFIGDFNCPQSHTVFFPLKKMGYQSVFQNQKTSLKRACKNGKCLASEFDNIFYNAKKIKISNPRVIHFYKDFETLHEARNISDHVPIAVELSWEL; encoded by the coding sequence ATGTTTTATAAGCAAAAAATAACCACATTCCTTTTCCTACTACTTTGTTCCTTTTCCTTTTCGCAAGTGAAAATTTGTTCTTGGAATATAGAAAACCTAGGCGTATCTAAAACAGAAGAAGACATTGCCTATATGGCGCATGTTTTAAAAGAATTTGATGTGGTTGCTATACAAGAAGTTGTAGTAAGCGGAGCAGGAGCAAAAGCTGTTGCTTCGTTAGTAGACCAACTCAATAGAAAAGGAGCAAAATGGGACTATGTAATTAGCGATCCAACATCAGGGAGTGCCTATAAAGCGGAACGTTATGCTTTTTTATGGCAACCCAAACACATTAAAAAAATAGGAGAGGCATGGTTAGACCCGAACTATATAGAAGAAATAGAAAGAGAACCTTATTTGGCTACATTTAAATATAAAGAAAAAGAATTTACGTTGGTGAATTTTCATGCTAAAACAAAGAAAATGCAACCCGAAACGGAAATTAAATACTTTAAGTTTTTCCCAACCCTATATCCAGATAAAGACCTTATTTTTATAGGCGATTTTAATTGTCCACAATCGCATACCGTATTTTTTCCTTTAAAGAAAATGGGATATCAATCGGTATTTCAAAACCAAAAAACATCTTTAAAGCGAGCATGTAAAAATGGAAAATGTTTAGCTTCTGAGTTTGATAATATCTTCTATAATGCAAAGAAAATTAAAATTTCAAACCCCAGAGTGATTCATTTTTATAAAGATTTTGAAACCTTGCACGAAGCACGAAATATATCAGACCATGTGCCTATTGCAGTAGAATTGAGTTGGGAATTGTAA
- a CDS encoding class I SAM-dependent methyltransferase: MLDQLYIQKFHEDKIKQYGSESPQSLAWFSEEDQLKRFEVLAQIGNLNTKSILDIGCGNGDLCYYLTQYLTNFSYHGIDRIATFLDNAIEKNKDFPTATFYLGDFMQGTLPVVDYVLVSGSLNYKNSDPDFIFKAITHLYAHCNIALGFNLLSKTVNPDGILIAYAPKTITDFCKTFSDNVRLKENYLEDDFTVMVYKE; the protein is encoded by the coding sequence ATGTTAGACCAATTATACATACAAAAATTCCACGAAGATAAGATAAAACAATACGGTTCGGAAAGTCCACAAAGTCTAGCTTGGTTTTCAGAAGAAGACCAATTGAAGCGCTTTGAAGTTTTAGCACAAATAGGCAATTTGAATACGAAATCTATCCTAGACATTGGTTGTGGTAATGGCGATTTGTGTTATTATTTAACGCAATATTTAACCAATTTTTCCTATCATGGTATCGATAGGATAGCCACTTTTTTAGACAATGCTATTGAAAAAAACAAAGACTTTCCAACTGCCACGTTTTATCTAGGCGATTTCATGCAAGGTACTTTACCAGTAGTCGATTATGTTTTAGTTTCGGGTTCACTCAACTATAAAAACAGCGACCCTGATTTTATTTTTAAAGCGATAACTCATTTGTATGCCCATTGCAACATAGCATTAGGTTTTAATCTATTAAGCAAAACAGTAAACCCTGATGGTATTTTAATAGCTTATGCTCCCAAAACCATCACCGATTTTTGTAAAACGTTTTCTGATAATGTTCGTCTAAAAGAAAATTATCTTGAAGATGACTTTACGGTGATGGTGTATAAAGAATAA
- a CDS encoding eCIS core domain-containing protein yields MEHLQDKTRNIQSESVANSIEGKIIQSKSKTLEDNRPSSILQKKANNTGLPNNLKSGIENLSGHAMDDVKVHYNSDKPAQLNAHAYAQGTDIHVASGQEKHLPHEAWHVVQQKQGRVKPTMQMKGKVNVNDDEGLEKEADVMGAKALQMKTKEFSKDNDKTVLKNDIGKVRQKPIQMLQQHYKPTLTIIRSPFQLKKLKRQSNIKSAISNSVIQRQPLKKKTEDNLVDAVKNNDKQKFKQIFRAAASGMDEMISCDVTFSQARSRLANETKMREFLRASHETRHPTHEMGHNVSGTGKKQYEFAHPTSPDKVVYTTKKTKKGNPRWIGHTGWDRARAKHVKEGKTIKEMQDRAIEFTLNSGAQPPFAKNSNIKRTYAEALLGHNDREKLKSKHSKYDPKKKQKINAQWEPNRAKRGVSPTRK; encoded by the coding sequence ATGGAACATCTACAAGATAAAACAAGAAACATTCAATCAGAATCTGTAGCAAACAGCATTGAAGGTAAAATAATTCAGTCTAAATCAAAAACTTTAGAAGATAATCGTCCTTCCTCAATTTTGCAAAAAAAAGCAAATAATACAGGATTACCCAATAATTTAAAATCGGGAATAGAAAACCTTTCAGGTCATGCTATGGACGATGTTAAAGTACATTACAATTCCGACAAGCCAGCACAGCTTAATGCTCATGCCTACGCACAAGGCACAGATATTCATGTAGCTTCTGGGCAAGAAAAACATTTACCTCATGAAGCTTGGCATGTAGTACAACAAAAGCAAGGCAGGGTAAAACCTACTATGCAGATGAAAGGCAAAGTAAATGTGAATGATGATGAAGGATTAGAGAAAGAGGCAGATGTTATGGGTGCGAAGGCGTTGCAAATGAAAACAAAAGAATTTTCAAAAGATAATGATAAAACAGTTTTAAAAAATGATATAGGTAAGGTTAGACAAAAACCAATACAGATGTTGCAACAACATTATAAGCCTACATTAACCATTATTAGATCTCCTTTCCAATTAAAAAAGCTAAAAAGGCAAAGTAATATCAAAAGTGCAATATCAAACTCAGTCATTCAACGACAACCGCTTAAGAAGAAAACTGAAGATAATTTGGTTGATGCGGTAAAAAATAATGACAAACAAAAATTCAAACAAATATTTCGAGCTGCGGCCTCAGGCATGGACGAAATGATAAGTTGTGATGTCACTTTTTCTCAGGCTAGATCTCGATTAGCAAATGAAACAAAAATGAGAGAATTTTTAAGAGCATCTCACGAAACTAGACATCCAACACATGAAATGGGACATAATGTATCAGGTACTGGGAAAAAACAATATGAATTTGCACACCCTACAAGTCCAGACAAAGTAGTATACACAACCAAGAAAACAAAAAAAGGAAACCCAAGATGGATTGGGCATACTGGATGGGATAGGGCTAGAGCAAAACATGTTAAAGAAGGAAAAACTATAAAAGAAATGCAGGATAGAGCAATAGAATTTACTTTAAATTCAGGTGCACAACCACCCTTTGCTAAAAATAGTAATATAAAGAGAACATATGCAGAAGCACTTTTAGGACATAACGATAGAGAAAAACTTAAAAGCAAACATTCAAAATATGACCCAAAGAAAAAGCAAAAAATTAATGCCCAATGGGAACCAAATAGAGCTAAACGTGGAGTAAGCCCTACTCGAAAATAA
- a CDS encoding eCIS core domain-containing protein, protein MNEQQQTLENKTNTVQAAANTVGKEGKVLSDNRLIQKKANNTGLPDNLKSGIENLSGHAMDDVKVHYNSDKPAQLNAHAYAQGNDIHVASGQEKHLSHEAWHVVQQKQGRVKPTMQMKGKVNVNDDAGLEKEADVMGGKALQKHSNNKTTLKQTNNIGKTKQLIGWTRWYEYDGENYIPRFIGLPSALGWIPVGQHQEKDAYISVTNIRNLPQIRDVEQGISSVRQVIDEQTPLIRNVVDAVAQQGITVENIHQIQNKFLSLDSALNNYLMKTSTVLKIIGTVLGLGTVITGGILLSYLTLPQWLVGAVEGLSFLYGAGLLYRWSKSELLPTMVKIGLLIANGGIMATTMAITGSQIIAYATGLSTTIPLQHIQFAAIPLALLLEHFIVLIIEKVNSLRQFQNKQNGHDEEHEN, encoded by the coding sequence ATGAACGAACAGCAACAAACTCTAGAAAATAAAACAAACACTGTGCAAGCCGCAGCAAATACTGTTGGAAAAGAAGGAAAAGTACTGAGTGATAATCGACTTATACAAAAAAAAGCAAACAACACAGGATTACCTGATAATTTAAAATCGGGAATAGAAAACCTTTCAGGTCATGCTATGGATGATGTTAAAGTACATTACAATTCCGACAAACCTGCTCAGTTAAATGCCCATGCTTATGCTCAAGGAAATGACATTCATGTGGCTTCTGGGCAAGAAAAACACTTATCTCATGAAGCTTGGCATGTGGTACAACAAAAGCAAGGCAGAGTAAAACCTACTATGCAGATGAAAGGTAAAGTGAATGTGAATGATGATGCTGGATTAGAGAAGGAAGCAGATGTAATGGGAGGAAAAGCTTTGCAGAAACATTCTAATAATAAAACCACACTAAAACAAACAAATAATATAGGCAAAACAAAACAATTAATAGGATGGACAAGATGGTATGAATACGATGGCGAAAATTACATCCCTAGGTTTATTGGCTTACCTTCAGCGCTAGGCTGGATTCCTGTAGGACAACACCAAGAAAAAGATGCTTACATATCCGTAACAAATATCAGAAATTTGCCTCAAATTAGAGATGTTGAACAAGGAATAAGCAGTGTTAGACAAGTTATTGACGAGCAAACTCCCTTGATCCGTAATGTTGTCGATGCTGTTGCTCAACAAGGTATTACAGTTGAAAATATCCACCAAATACAAAACAAATTTCTAAGTTTGGATAGTGCCTTAAATAATTATCTAATGAAGACCAGTACTGTCCTCAAAATCATAGGAACAGTTTTGGGGTTAGGTACAGTAATTACTGGGGGAATTTTACTTTCTTATCTAACACTACCACAATGGTTAGTTGGTGCGGTAGAAGGTCTTAGCTTCCTATATGGTGCAGGTTTACTATACAGATGGTCCAAATCAGAATTACTACCTACAATGGTAAAAATAGGCTTATTAATAGCAAATGGTGGTATTATGGCTACTACAATGGCTATTACTGGGTCACAAATAATCGCATACGCTACTGGATTAAGCACTACAATACCATTGCAACATATACAATTTGCTGCAATACCATTAGCTTTATTATTAGAACATTTTATAGTATTAATAATCGAAAAAGTTAATTCCCTAAGACAATTTCAAAATAAACAAAACGGTCATGATGAGGAACATGAAAACTAA
- a CDS encoding glycoside hydrolase family 25 protein encodes MLKNLTLALALWFLIDWAYTEKIKPFLISEITPTAPSKSKDSTDTSKTKKIKKKDFRFILKDTVTYGLDISHYQGDLINALNKKEDSLYFVICKATEGISFIDPNFVSNWTILKDKKVVRGAYHFYHCDLDPKQQAQHFASVIMDNHFLDVGQLPPVLDIENSGMDGNCGDLETAQKNVLTFLEEVKRLTERIPMIYTNKSTGNKYLNNKEFTAYPLWVAAYTTELTPSSIPTAWNNEWTIWQQSESYSFQDANFDFDIFNGNRLELRKFIRSTIVKK; translated from the coding sequence ATGTTAAAAAATCTAACATTAGCTTTGGCTCTTTGGTTTTTAATCGATTGGGCCTATACCGAAAAAATAAAACCCTTTCTCATTTCAGAAATAACACCAACTGCACCCTCTAAATCAAAAGATAGTACAGATACTAGCAAAACTAAAAAAATCAAAAAAAAAGACTTTCGCTTTATACTAAAAGATACGGTAACCTACGGATTAGATATTTCACACTATCAAGGAGATTTAATTAATGCATTAAATAAAAAAGAAGATTCGCTCTATTTTGTTATTTGTAAAGCTACAGAAGGCATCAGTTTTATAGACCCTAATTTTGTTAGTAATTGGACCATCCTGAAAGACAAAAAAGTAGTGCGTGGAGCCTATCATTTTTATCATTGCGATCTCGATCCCAAACAACAAGCCCAACACTTTGCGTCTGTAATTATGGATAATCATTTCCTTGATGTTGGACAACTTCCTCCAGTTTTAGACATCGAAAACAGCGGTATGGACGGCAATTGTGGTGATTTAGAAACGGCTCAAAAAAACGTGCTTACTTTTCTAGAAGAAGTAAAAAGATTAACAGAACGTATTCCTATGATCTATACCAACAAATCTACAGGAAACAAATACCTCAACAACAAAGAATTTACTGCCTATCCTTTATGGGTTGCTGCTTATACAACCGAACTCACACCTAGTTCTATACCAACAGCATGGAACAACGAATGGACAATATGGCAACAGTCTGAAAGCTATTCTTTTCAAGATGCTAATTTCGATTTCGATATTTTCAATGGCAACCGACTGGAATTGAGAAAATTTATACGAAGCACCATTGTTAAAAAATAA